aatgttttgttttctatGCTTTAGAATATCCTTAAGCTAGCTTATAATCTAGAATTTTCTAGCAGATGTCCTTAGTTCCTGgacaatttttatataactaaggAATTTAGACATGCACACGTAGCATTGTcctcaattcttttttttttttttgcattttctctctctctttgcattttgtaattgtttttattaaaataaaagctaCTTTTTCACCGGTTGTGCAAAGCACAGATCAGTGTTCTAGTTGCTATAATTATTGAACTATTTCTAACGTCATTGCTAATTTAATGATCAGGAAATTTATGTCCAGTTGTGCTTCAATACATCGGGTTCATATGGTGGATAGAAGACCCATTTGATGATCGATGTGCTTTCTTTCTATTGGTGTGCCTCATTCTGTTTCCCTAAATTAATGCAACATTTCAGTTATGTATGTGACTATGTGAGAAAGACAAAGACCATTCTAATTTTTAGTTGAGTCCATCATAATAAAATGGTCTAGAGTGCTTTTGATACGAACAAGTTAATTTGAAGAATGATTTGTTGTTTGATTAAAGAATATAACATTGTCACATTGTCTACAATTGGGAAAAAGTTTCGCATAATTTAGTAATGTACCACGACATCACGAGCATTGATTGTTTAGTTATGTAACTTTATAATATAGACACACGcaccaacattttcttttttaataagcaCCAACAATGTGATGCTCCAAACAAAAGTAGGTTATGTTCCTTTAAAGGTTTCAGATTCAAGCTTTAATAAGCTTATTTAGTccctaattgttttttaaaatattcaaattaatccGTTGCATCATCTTTTTTAATGCgttcaaattatataaaaaaatttaaaggaattctttaaattttttcaaattttcaaaatagttcATTTTCTGCTAACGACACTACGACAGTAACAATTAATTTGAAccgttttcaaaacaaaaagaaccaACATGAAtgtgagaatgaaaaaaataaataactataaaGCTTATATATGGCTGAAGTAAGGTGCATCCAGCATTactgctggtgcacccaacattttttgaaaattccaTAAATGCCCATTGGTGTATCTTCATCTTTAAAGAGGTTGGTGCACAGTGGTTGCTGTtgcaaaaccattttttttacgTGTTTTGGTCTTTGGTGTGAGTTTTTGTTGCGATACCTTAGCTTCGATGAAAGTGAAGAGGATGATATGCGGGAGGGGGTGGTTCGTAAATGTTACAGATGAAGTTAATCCATAAAAACGatatgaatcaacttgatttgtATGTTGACATTATACTTATACGGATCAAATTGATTTGTGTAAGCCTtccagatcaagttgatccataatatttatacggatcaacttgcTTGCATAGCCCAAAATGTCTAGTATCTATAATAGATAATAAATGATTGTAttagtatttaataataaaaagttgtcacaagaaaataagaaaagggAGGAGTGATCTGATACTAGTAAATTAGCATGCggttattaaatattatcaagatattaaaaattatagtattatatataaatatctatattctcatcaagaaaaagaaaaataattataagtaatgagagaaaaataaaaaacaaaattcagaaatagtaaaaaaatagttgatttgAACATTATTTTACTGGCAATTTCCAAGCAAGAGTATCTTCATTATATTTCTTAGGCTGGGTAAGATATGGAGATGAGAAGCAAGGAAGAGATAGAAATAGGAAGAGACATAACACCAACACTCACTCCTCTCTCTTCATTATATTTCCAAGCAAGAGTATCTTCATTATATTTCCAGTTGTAAAGAATTCATTAACCGCTGCAAAGATATCGTCACCAATGATATTCCAAGTCTTCTTGAAGAATAAAACATTGAAACCATCTGGCCCAGGAGCTTTATTGTTATCCATCACAGAAATAAcgttccaaacctcttgcttagAAGTAGGACAAAGTAAGGTCGCAAAGCAATCGATGGAAACCTTAGGACCCTTGTTGCAGATCGAAATGGAAGGAATTTGGGTCAGCTCATGAGCACTAAACAAATTCCTAAAGTGATTCACAAAAGCAAGGACAATTTCATCTTGGGAGGAAGTGTTATGCCCATCCTCTAGCCTTATGGCAGCAATAAACCGGCTGTGTCTGTTGCGCTTGATTAAAGCATGAAAGAATTTGGAGCATTTATCAGCTTGCAGGagatatttgtttttgatgAGCTGAGCAAATTTCATAGACTCCGTTTTTCTAAGCATAATGGTCTGCCCTCTAGTGCGGTTTGCCAGAGCAAGAAGGGAAGGATCCTGAGGATTTTGCTTTAGAGAATTAAGCACACTGTTATATTCAGCCTTAGCTACCTCCACTCGGTTGGAGATGTTGCTGAACTCCTGCTTAAAAAGATTCTTCAAGGGAGCTTTAAGAGCTTTCAATTTCTTACAGACCTTGAACATGCTACAGCCATGAATATTTTGCTTCCAGCCATCTGCaacaattcttaaaaaatttggaTGATCCACAATAGCATTGTTGAATTTAAATGGAGAATTACCTCTAGGCACTACCAACTCAGTGGTGACGACTAGAGGAGTATGGtctgaaatagaaataaactcCATAACTTCACAAGCAGAATTTTCAAAGGAATTGAACCAGGCCTGGTTACATAAAGCTCTGTCCAGTTTGCTCCACACCCTGCCCTTAGTCCATGTGTACAAGGGGCCATGAGTGTTGATGCTCCCCAACCCCAGGTCAGAATAGCAATCAACAAAATCTTGCAACTCATAAGCATTGAGCTCAGCTCCATTGAAACGGTCGGTGGGAGACATAATGGAGTTGAAGTCACCAACGAGGAGCCAGGGACAATTCATATTAGCATTGATACTATTCAGATTTATCCAAAGAGATCTTCTTGCCATAATGGAGTGAAGACCATAGATGAATGAAACATGAAAGCGCTTGGTAGTGGTTTTACAATCAATAACACAGTGAATCAATTGGGCATTTGACTCCAAATCAGAAAGATGAATCTTATCCTGCTTCCAAAGGATAAGAATTCTGTCAGCATTATGAGAAGCGAAGTTATGGGTGAAGTGCCAGTCACCAAACTTTCTTCTCATGATTTCCTCAACTGAAGCCTTATTCAACTTAGTTTCCAACACAGTCATGACGTTAATTTCCTTGCAGCGAAGGAAGCTCTGCATCGCATGATGCTTCAGAGGCAAATTAAAGCCTCTGATGTTCCAAGAGGCAATGATCATGGATTCGGACGGGAGGAAGCCTCCTCGACCCTAGTTACAGCTTTATGATTTCTTCCTCTTTGGACATCAGCTTGCATATCCTCAATACAGGTTGTCTTTATAAGTTGcacttttttacctttttttggtgttttgttttcaccTGAACAAACCCCTCTTCTATAAGATCATCCAACTCAGTGTTTCCTATTTCTTTGAGGTCAGAAGAATTCTGAAGGACAGGAACATGATTTGCAACCAGAACATGTTTTCTGTGAGGAGGGACAGACATATTAGTGTGAACATTCTTTGGATTATCAGAGGGGCCTGCTGTTTGGTATGTGGGGGCATTGCTGAATCACCCACTTGTGACTAATCCAAGGTGGGGCAGGCTGTGATGTGAACAGGCTTATTTGTAGTGACAGTTTTACAATTAGTGAGGCGGTGCCCAATCATCTTGCAGTGAGTGCAAAAAGAATGTCTATTTTCATACTCAATCTTTTGCACAAAAGTCTTCCCTATAGGAAGTCTAAATCGCACTTCATCGATGAGCTCCAAAGAAGCATCAACCTCAACTAAAGCTCTAGCAAAAGAAATAGACCCCTTAGAAGCAGTAAGATGGTCAGATCGAATGGGCGAACCAATCTTGGACAGGATTTTCCCTAAGGCTTGAGGATTCCAAAGCTCCAGAGGTAGATTTCTGAGTTTAACCCAGATATGCATCTTGCTGAGCTCCTCATTGCCAAAGTCAAAGAATGCTGGCATAACCTTCAGCAGTAGGGGTCTTTGAAATATGAAGTAAGGGTATGCAGAGAGGACTTGGTTCAGATCGTCCTCAGACTCAAATTTAAACACCAGCCAACCACTTTTATGAGCTGAGTATGAAAACTTGACTTCCCATTTTTGGCAACAATCCAGCAGAGCTTTTTTTCCTGGGAATCGACCAGCCACATAGCCAATAAGGCTATGTCCCCAAGCCTCTTCCAGGGGTTGCAAATCAGTTTTTTCCAACAACACTTCATCATCAGAGGGTGGAGGGAAGAACTTCATTCCAAAACCTTTGGAAGGGCTTCTGTTATCTTTGAAAAGATTGACCCAAGGAGTGGGAGCCTTATTGTCGTCTAGCTGCGGTGATGACTTAGAGCCACAGGAGTGAGATGAATCATCATCAATGGTTGAATCATTGTCCCCTAAGGTGCAAGAAACCTCTAGGGAAGATTCAGATTCAGCACTGCATTGGACAAATTATCAAACACTTGGTGTGCGACATCATCAGTTTTTGCAGAACTTGTTCCTGCCTTTTTTACGAGCACCTTGCCTACAAGATTATCCTGTGAAGCAGTATAAGCATTCTGATTTGTTTGGACAACATCCAAGCATCCAGCCAGACCAGAAGTAGCAGATGTTTGGGATTTACGTGAACCTGAGGTAGTATCCTTCACCATAATTTGCTTTGCAACTGAGTGCGATTGACGACCCTTGTTCTTCCCCATCAAGAGAAGTTCCAACTGACAACTATTTCATAGCCCAAGATGAAAAAAAGTGATATGGCACGCGATTggaaaaaacaaggaaaaactTTAGAGACCGAGACAATTAGAACTCCCTAGGATCGAAGAAGGAATCTCAGCGTTTGTAGAGAGCAAAGATCCACTCCGTCGGTGGCCAAGCCACTGGGCAACATCCAAGGACGGAAGGAACTTAGGTTATGCTTTCTTTTCCGCAGAGAAAAGTTTTTTAGATTTGCGTGACAAAATCTTTGATTAGCAGGTCTATAGTATATGCCCGAAATAAAGACAACGATGGTGAgatgattaattgattgatttaagagacaaattatggAAATTCAAGCTGAAAAGAAATTAATCATTGATTGAGAGTAGCTGATCTTATTATATAGGTCACTGATGACTGAGCTATCAAGTTAGGACTTCCCATTGTTCTCTCGAAGCTTTGTATACGTTATGGGGCCAACACATAATTGTATGATAATAATTAAGACAACTAACAACAGATCGTTAATACGAGAGTAAAACACCTGTACAGATATTTAATTTAGGAAGGTATTCAATAGATAGAGATGGACCATGCAACAATCAACAGGACAacacaatatatgatttttacaCAAAATATATATCCTGTTAAAATTAAGTCTCTATTGAAAAATTTGATTAATCACTTAGtgtaatattcttttttaataaatatatattttttaatttacaataactcaatattttactttaaaaattagacCACAATTATACTCATACCAATGTAATTCTGGTATTCTATTTGTATTGATTTTATTAGCTTcatatttagaaaatattaggGCAAGTTaactcaaatattttatattacgtACCTGCTTCTTCTTTAAGATGTATCACGCATACACCTGTAGGTTGGTAGTGGTGTATGCTTGCAAATTTATGTAACCAGAATAAGGACAAtgcataagaattaaaataaataaaatttaaatataagaaaaagatCTCAGGAGAAAATGAATCACCAGTTTTTTCAGCATCAATGCTTGCAAACAACTTGGAAAAGTAATCATTATATCCGTCTCTCTCAAGAAGAGATTAATtagaatgattatatatatctGAAAGAAACCTTAAACATGAATTATTGTAACAAACTGGAGAGGCTTTATAAAAGCAAACTTGCATCAACTTCAACAGAATATATACCAAGAAAGTTTATAGGCACTAGCTAAGTGATTGAGAAACGAGTTTTATTgttcatataatcatatataGCTTCCTTTTCAGGCTTAAATTTCAACATGAAGTTAATTCGAAAGATCAACCTAGTATGCTATCAAAATTAAGAGCTTGTAAGGCTTGCCAAGGTATGTTCTCATTGCTTCAGCTTTTCATTTGACAATCCACCGAACAATAAAACTATTATTCCTTGCAACATGTCAGGATAAGGCTATCATTTTTCAAGAACAATCTTTTGCTTAATTATATTCAGGAAATGCTTTGTGTAGCTTAACTTATTTATGTCTCTATTCATTCAatacaaaggagaaaaatatgaaaaagctTTGAAAAGAGTAACTCTTGCTCTTTTCCTGGTTTACGTAAGGAAAATGTTATGGTCTAATTAATTCTAGACAACCTGTAAATTCCTTGCTCTAAGAAAATTAGCTATATACGTTTTtaggatcaaattaaattattttgttttcttaatcaATACGCTCTTTGAAACCGTGATgagtgaaatttaaaaattaaataatagaacACAGTTTGAGAGGCTAAAAAGAAAAGCTTAGCACATGTTTCTTAACGACTGATAGTTTTTTCTCCCCCTATTCCTAAATTAATGAATGTAAAAACTGcacattttcttaatttgtcaAGCTTCGAGAGTTTCTTTCTGCGTACCATTCAGGCCTTAGACTTCAAGAGCTTTGTAATTTTTGTAACTTATTAATTTGCctatccaaaaaaaaacttaattatttattttgtttgagcTGACTTCTTGTGCACTGCATTATTTATTTAGATCTCAATTAGTACACATTTAagtaaataacttaattaattatccaaaaaaataacttaattaattagaatatatttaatttatcgtTCGAGAATTATTTACAAGCTTAACTCATAAGCttaaagtttattttgataagcTTTTATATGTGAAACATAGGGTATATATAGGAATTACCCGGGAAAAAATAGGGAAAATTTAGAAGAGATTATATAGAGcttatttgattttatgattCTTCAATGTTTTCGTCGagttaattatttcaataagcTTCTTGATATAACTTACTAAAACAAACTCCTTTTTAACTTATTCCAATATATTTTAGGATCAAATTTATGGTATAATCCCTCATGTAAAgcttattaaataagttgtttatTTAAACATAAccctaaaataagttttaaaaaaacttatagaaaagttataaattaaacCACCTTCATAAGGGATTTTAGCCCCCCTTATTCACCTGAAAGAAAAACCCTACCTTTATAAGCTCCAAAAATCTCTTCCAAACCCTTACCTATaccatatttttcataaataagctTCTATGATACTATCTATTtgacatttgaatttgattgatgaatatatatttattgtttcagATTGGAAGCCACCTAGAGATGCCCCAAAAAGTGTAAACTTCCATGAGGAGTACCACAAGGCTCTAAGGACAAAATCCTACGTTGATTTCTTTGACAAAGCTCAATTACTTGCAAACCAGCCTTCTATTTATTCCAATCACAATAAATTCTCAGAAATCCTCCTTGAACCAGGCCAAGAAACTATACATTCCGTTATTGATCATATTTCAAAGACACCAGAACTAAACAATCTCATGCTCAGTTACTTTGACATCAGTGCTGAGGCTTCTTTCATTTGCAGCCATCTTCTCCAAAGCATCAACCAAGTCCAGTGCAATTACCAATTCATTGAAAGAGCTCTAGGTATCatggatgatgatgattctcTTGAAAAATTCAAACTAATCAGTTTTGAGCTAAACTCATTCATCTTCTCAAAAAACCCACTTTCAAACCTTAACATTAATCATGACTTATTCAAGCTCATTAGTGATGAGAACTCATCAGTGTTGTTGCATCGTTTGAAATCAATGAGAAAGAAGTTGGGAAGGAAAGTTAAGCTAATGACATATTTGAAGAAAACATCAGAAATTTGTGTTGCAATGTATGACTTAGTGGCTATCACTGCCAATGTTACAGAAGCACATACTTTAAGCACACTAATCATGGGGCCAACAATTCTCAACTTTCCATGCAAGAGTCTTAATAAGAGAGAGCTTCCACACTTGAGGTTTTCAAGAAGAATGTTTCTTAGTAATGTTTGTGATCAGCTTGATATAGCAGCCAAGGGAACTTATATATTGAATAAAGACTTTGATACAATGACTAGAGTTGTGGCTCGGCTTTATGATGAAATTGAACATAAAAGGACAATGGTGCAATTCTTTTTGGACAAGAAGGATGATAAATTCTCTTTGCAAATGGTGAAGGAGCTTAAGAAAAGTGGTGATGGGTTTAGGAAACAAGTGGAAGAACTTAAAGAGCATGTGTACTTGTGCCTTGTGACAATTAACCAAGCAAGATGTTTGGTTACTGAGGAAATGACAAAAATGTGTACAGAAGGCATTGGAGTGTAGacatgtaaattattataaacgtATGGATCTTGTATAGTGTGGTTAAGATttgttttgttatatttaaattatttattacattaattaGTGGAGGTACAGAGAGAAAAAGGTGAAAGTAGCCAtgacaataaaaattatcatgaGTTTCACTCTGTTCAGACTTAGATTGTTGGGatcaattttaatgttaatgttattattattaagtaattaattatttaaataatttaaaaaaattaaaattatacatttaattaaaaatataatttattttaaaaattttttaagttctttattataagttaaatattatatattgtttcaattaaaatgtaattaataaagtaagctatgatatatttaaaatatacaaataaataaattttaaaaagtgtgAGGTGGATTCTCTCAAATTTTTTCGGAACAATAAAATTTGATGGAGATGaaggatttaattttttgattcccatcttttaaaaaatttaaccttGAACCTATTGGTTACAGCAACATAAGAAAAGATTATGCTAGCCCGAAGCCACCCTAAAAAAGCTTCAATCCAATCTTCTCTTTCCTACACTTCTAGCATCCCTCCTCCAAAGAAAATATGAACTACCCTTCCTTTGCTtccatcttcttcctcttcattCTCCATCTCCATTTTCTTTCTGAAACTTGATTGATTTTCTATTCTTTTAAGAAAGATCTTTTCACTCAAATTCGCCGACCCCTTGTGAAAAGATTTGAGTCTTTcgggagaaaaaaaatgataattaatgtcacaatttgttttttcttctcaaaaaagaaacaatgaattcttcttcttctactactACTACTTTTACCTCTAACTGTTGGGTTTTTTGGGTTCTCAGCCCATTTTTCCCATCAACAACttctaccaccaccaccagacatcaTCACTTACGTATATCATCATGTGTTGCACGTATGACTTTCAAACCTCATTTACGTTTTTGAAACTAATTAGGGCCATTTTGTGCATGAGAATGTAGGGGGCCTGGGTTATGGTCTAAGGTTGGTTGTGAGGAGTATCATCAAGAAAATCAATAAGGGAGAAGAAGTCGCTGTAGCCTATACGGATCTCTTACAGCCTAAGCTACAtgcttcaaattattattatgactTTATTTTTCATGCACTGTGTATTACAGAATCGATTATGAAAATTTGGTATTGCCATTTGccaatataattgtttttgataTAGATTATATACATTATATACTATTAATACGAGTTGGCCCTTGTGTTGTTATTTTAAAAGCTTTGGTGAGCATTCCTATTATTTTAGTTAAGTGATGTAATCTTTAATCACCATGACATGTAACGAAATATGATGCACTTGTGAAGTATGGAGTTTCAACACTCAAATTTAAAGAGGAATGAAGGGTTGTGTTGGATTTGGGCACTACTGTCAGTCTGTCACGCACAATAGAAACTTCAAATCTTGATGGATTAATTGAACAGCTAGCTAATTTTTTTCTGTTTACGAATCTTTTTCAATCAAATTCGCCAACCCCTTGTGAAAAGTTCAAAGTCTTATGGTCGAAAAAAGGATGATAATTCATGTcacaaattaatgttttttttttctttctcacatATCCTTTTTATGGCAAAATTTTGATGGGAAATTAATTGGAAATAACCTTATTCATTTTCTTGTTGCAACTATACTTCAAGAAGTGATTGAATATAAGTACTT
The Glycine max cultivar Williams 82 chromosome 16, Glycine_max_v4.0, whole genome shotgun sequence genome window above contains:
- the LOC121173698 gene encoding UPF0496 protein At1g20180, translating into MLSKLRACKACQDWKPPRDAPKSVNFHEEYHKALRTKSYVDFFDKAQLLANQPSIYSNHNKFSEILLEPGQETIHSVIDHISKTPELNNLMLSYFDISAEASFICSHLLQSINQVQCNYQFIERALGIMDDDDSLEKFKLISFELNSFIFSKNPLSNLNINHDLFKLISDENSSVLLHRLKSMRKKLGRKVKLMTYLKKTSEICVAMYDLVAITANVTEAHTLSTLIMGPTILNFPCKSLNKRELPHLRFSRRMFLSNVCDQLDIAAKGTYILNKDFDTMTRVVARLYDEIEHKRTMVQFFLDKKDDKFSLQMVKELKKSGDGFRKQVEELKEHVYLCLVTINQARCLVTEEMTKMCTEGIGV